The following DNA comes from Scyliorhinus canicula chromosome 26, sScyCan1.1, whole genome shotgun sequence.
gggatcatccgtgtgaatctccgctggacacgctccagtgccagtatgtccttcctgagatgtggggcccaaaactggacacagtactccaaatggggcctaaccagagccttataaaggctcagtagcacatcgctgcttttatattccaaccctcttgagataaatgacaacattgcattcgctttcttaatcacagattcaacctgcatgtttacctttagggaatcctcgactagcactcccagatccctttgtactttggcattatgaattttctcaccgtttagaaagtagtctatgcttggattcttttttccaaagtgcaagacctcacattttctcacgttgaattgcatcagccatttcctgcaccactctcccaaactgtctagatccttctgcagcctccccacttcctcagcactacctgcctgaccacctaactttgtatcatcggcaaatttcgctagaatgcccccagtcccttcatccagatcattaatatatatggtgaacagctgcggccccaacactgaaccctgtgggacaccgctggtcaccggctgccattccgaaaaaaaTATATAGAACATAAAAATATATAGAACACGCTGCATAGGGAGGTAGTGGGAACAGGtacgatagcagcatttaaggagcatctcgacaaatatatgaatagggtgggaatggaaggatacggactttgtaagtgcatatggttttagtttaggcaggtaccatggttggcacaggcttggagggccgaagggcctggtcctgcTCTGCATTCTTCTTTGTTCAACCCACCTAACTTATTGTTCCACGTTGACACTGCAATTGTTTCAGGCACTGGTACTGCATTATCGCAACCCCTTTTTCAACATGAAAACTTTGTCCTTCCCCCATTCAACCTCTACTTGACAAACTATTTCTCGGATGTTTGTCATTTATGTAATTTTGAACGACCAAGGTGTTGTGAGACTGTCGCCTTTTTTTTTGTGTCGCTGTGAGTGTGCAATGAACCAGACTTGCAGTAGTTGCTGAGAGTTGTGTTTATTGTTGACTGCACCATCCATCATAGCTGACCGTGTCACAAACTTGCATCACAGTGTGTCCTGCATTGCTTTTCTAGACAACTGCACATTGATCTTTGTTTTACAATTACTGCAAAATGACAAGATAATACTTTAGAATTTCTTATTCATCACATGGCTTGCATTCCTCATAAGTTAACCATGCTTACGTGCCATTAAGTTGGCAATCCACACAAGCATTTCATTTTTTATAATATACTGAGTCAATCTTAACACATAAAGCATAAACTTTCATTGGATCATTTTTGCATTGCATCTTTGGCTCAGATTTGATTGGATGGCTGAAGTTAGTTTTTCGACTCTGTACCTTGGCTGGCCATCTACTTCTTTACGTCCTCCTTTCCTGCACTCTGCCCATTGGCATCATCTCCTTTTCCTTCACTTTCTTCCTGCTTGTCACTCTCGCCTTCTTCTTCTTTCTCCCCTTGACCCTCATCGTCATCTTCCTTCCCCTCATCATCTTCCTTCTCTCCATTCTCCTTCTCATCATCTTCCTCCTGCTCTCCATTTTCCTTTTCCTCGTCATCTTCCTTCTCTCCATTCTCCTTTTCTTCCTCTTCGCCATCTTCATCTCCTCCTTCCTCATCTTCACCTTTCAAAAGACAGAAATAAATGTGAAACTTTCGTGTTTTGTTCAAAACCTTTCACCTTCTGGTGCAAGATTGCATTGTAGGCAGGAACGATAAGTACGTGAGAATATATACCGACCCCCAACAATACCAGCCATGTCTGACAATGTAAAATAGAAAGCTGAGGGATGCTGATGTTCAATGAAGGCTAACCCTGGAAACTCACCTTTACTTTGTCATGTGACAGATTTTCAGCATGCTCAATGAGTTGATTCTTTGATTGAGTTCAAAGTGATCTCtcttggggaaaaaaaactttcTGTTTCAAGGAGTGAGAATCCTCCAGGAAATTGGGATAGCCTTCCATGAGCACAGGACATACAGAAGTGCTTTACAGGCAGTGAAGTACGTTTCAAATCGCAGTTATTGTTGTGTCAGAAACAAAAGAACAAATTTACACAGAGCAAACTCCCAGAAGAAAACAACTTGACAAATGGAGAGAAAACTCTGTGATTTTGGGTGAGGGGTGAATACTGGCTGGGAACTGGGAGAACTGTTTTGCTCTTTTAATAAATATTGCCAAGAGATTTCTTTGATGTCCACTTGAGAGAGATGAAGGCTCCTCAGTTTAATAACTCAACTGAGGAATGGCATTTgcagcagtgcagtgctcaccaCGCTGAGTGGGACCCTGGATACTTGTGCTCCAGTCTCTAGAGTGGGGGCTCAACCTTCTGACTttgtcattggggggggggaggggggggtacctgCTGAGCACTGGTTGGAACTGATTTGTTGCTGATGGGTAAACCCCTGCTCCTTGAACTCCCATTGGTCATGTTCTTACCTTCTGTCTCCTCGGTCTTGTCCGCTGGGGGCTCCAGCTGTGCTGCCAATGCATGTGTCTGCTGGAGGACCTCCTCCTCGATCTGGCTGCTGCTGTAGGAGCTGAAGATCATGGGTCTGCTGGACAGCCCATAGGCGCTGCTCTGCAGGGAGTAGCTCGGCCTGCTGTAGATAGGGGCACTCTGAGTCTGAGAGTAACCACTGATCATACTCCCCACGTTGGCGTAGTTGATGCGAGTTTCCTCTCCTTCCAGCAACTTCCTGTGAAGACATCAGGAGTGAGGTGAGAACATTTCAAACACTTCAGTGAGGAAGAAAATTCAGACACACAGAACATCTGACACTTTTCACTTTTCATGTTCCATCAACCAAGTTTAAATGGTAATCGaatgaaagaatcatagaatttacagtgcagaaggaggccgttcggcccatcgagtctgaaccggcccttgcaaagagcaccctgctgaagcccacatatcaaccctatcccagtaacccccacttaacattttttggacactaagggaaatttatcatgaccaatccacctaacctgcacatctttggaagggggaatggaaggaggccatttggtccatttagTCTCTGCCAGCTCTTTGGAACAGCTGATCCATGAGTCCCTTTCCCCCCAAACCCTGCAACCTTTTGTTATTTTTGCAGTCCCCGTGCATATttttattctttgatgggatgtgggggtcgctggcctggccagcatttattgcccatcctgaagtGGCAGTCAGGCACAGCCTTGACCCACTGCAGTTCCTGTGTTGCAGACACGCCCACAGGGCTGTGTCTGATACGCATCAAACTTCCTTCTGAAAGTTGCACACAATCTGCGTCCACTGAATTCAGGCAATTTATTTTGGGTGATGACAAGTCTCTGCATTTTAAAAAGAAACCCTCtctgtcccctcccatgatcattCCAAACCTCTTTGGAAATTTCACAATTTCCCATTTGCGCACACATCTCGCTCAATGACTCGAGACCCGTAAGTTTATACTTTGATGAAAGGTTGAATAGAAACTGGACCAGGTTTTTCCCAGGTGCACAATTGCCTGGAAGCCAGGGCCAGACTGGAGTCTTCCCGTGCCACGCCCAAATGCTGCAATGCAGCCTGCTGGGGCCATTCGGCCCGCTAGGCTCAGTCTGGGAGCTCCCTCGGCATTACATCCTGGGGAACAGTATCAGCATTTCCCCCCGAAACGGTGCTCGCTGAAGGAGGAAGGGATCTGGCAAAATCTAAATGACTgactcgagaggctgaatggctttctaacTTTGCAGCTTTTCTGGGATAGAGCAATGTGCGTGGCGGTAAATGAACGAATGCGGGGAAGTGGAGccactggagtgggatttgaactgtcCCAATTTGGATATGCACACTCCTTCCAGCTTGGGTTGGAGTGGCACCGTACCTGTAAGCTGCGATCTCGATGTCCAGGGCCATCTTCACATTCAGCAGGTCCTGGTACTCCTTCAGGTAACGGCCCATCTCGTTCTTGGTGGTTCGCAGTTCGTTCTCCAGTTGGTTAATAGCATCCTGGTTGTGGGCGAAATGCAAGAATTGGCAGGGACTAAATTGGTGAACACGattgtccctctgtccctctcagtgtgactgtccctctctgtccctctgtccctctctgtgtgactgtgcctctctgtccctctgtccctctctgtgtgtctgtccctctctgtgtgtcagtccctCTCTGTGTGactgtccctctctgtccctcggtccctctctgtccctctctgtccctctgtccctctctgtccatctctgtgtgtctgtccctctctgtgtgtctgtccctctctgtgtgactgtccctctctgtgtgacTGTCCCTTTCTGTGTGACTGACCCTCTCTGTGTGACTgaccctctctgtgtccctctctatGACcctctttgtgtctgtctgtctgtccctctgtctgtctgtccctctgtgcgtctgtctctgtctctctgcctctctctctctctgcctctctctctctctgcctctctatctctctctatctttctgtctctctgtctctctctgtctgtctgtctctctctctctctctctctgtctgtgtctctctctctctctctgtctctctgtctctctctctgtctctctccccacccccaccaccactccttaCCTGTAACGCACTGATCTCTCCGCCTTGTTTGTCATCCAGCTCCTGCAGTTGCCTCTCCAGCGCCTCGTTCATGCCCCTCACTCCATCGATCTCCAGGGTCTTGGTTTTGACCTGGCGCCGGTACTCGAGCACCTCGTCGCGGGCCTGCTTGGTGGCATCGCTGTCCTTGCTGGCATTCTCACTCATCAGGGCGAAGCGGCTCTTGTACCAGTCCTCGGCCGCCTGCATGTTCTTGGCCGCCACCTTCTCGTATTGGCAGCGGATGTCGCGCAGGGCGGCGGACAGGTCTGGCTTGcccacctccatctccaccgATACCTGAGCATCCTGGATGTGAACCTGCAgctcggccacctcctcctcgtgCACCTTCTTCAGGAAGGCCAGCTCGTCCAGCAGGCTGTCCAGCCTCTTGTCCACCTCTGCCCTGCCTAGCGCCGCCTCGTCCCAGCCCTtcctggcctccagcagccgGCCCTCTGCCTCCTCCCGGGCCAGCAGCTCCTCCTCCAGGCGGTTCTGCAGCTTCTTCAGGCTGCCCTCCAGCAGCTCCCTGTCTCCCTGGGCAGCCTGCCTCTCCTGGCGAGCCTCCTCCAGCGCTGCCCGCAGCTCCCTCACCTCCTGCTCGTACAGAGCCCGCAGGCGGGACGGGCCCCCGTGCCGGTGCTGCAGCAGCGACAGCTCGGCCTCCAGCACCCGGTTCTGCTGCTCCAGCTCATGCACCCGCTCGATGAAGCTGGCGAAGCGGTCGTTCAGCTCCTGCAGCTGGGCTCGCTCCTGGCTGCGCACCGCCTTCAGCTCGCTGCTCACCGCGCTGGCCTGACTCAGGTCGAAGGTGTCCATGGAGCTGTAgagcagggaggaggtggaggagctgcCCGCTGCTCTCCTGGCCGGGTAGCATGGCGACGAGTAGGTGCTGAAAGCTGGCTTGGCTCCGAtggcgctgctgctgctgctcctgaaaTGCTGGACAGCTCCTCCGTACGGCCGCGGAGCCAGGCTGTCTCCATAGCGCCTCCTGTGAGTGTGCAGGAAGGACTCGTAGCTCACACTGCTcatcctgcctgtgtgtgtgagagtgagtgtgtgcaggagCGGCTCTGCACTCCCCTATataccccacagccagcccaGCACACTCCCCCTCCTTAACACACACCCTTCTAAACACACACCCTTCTAAACACACCCCTTCTGAACACACCCCCTCCTAAACACCATCCCCCATCCAAAACACACCCCCTTCTCAACACGCCCCCTCCTaaacaccacaccccctcctaaACACCACACCCCCTTCTAAACACACACCAGCTTCTAAACACACCCCCCCTCTAAACACACCCCCTCCTAAACACCACACCCGCTTCTAAACACCCCCTCCTAAACACGCCCCCTCCTAAATACCACACCCCCTCCTAAATACCACACCCCCTTCTAAACACACCCCCTCCTAAATACCACACCCCCTTCTAAACACCACCCCCCTTCTAAACACACCCCCTCCTAAACACCATCCCCCCTCCAAAACACACCCCCTTCTAAACACACCCCCTTCTAAACACCACACCCCCTTCTaaacaccacaccccctcctaaacaccacaccccctcctaaacaccacaccccctcctaaACACCCCCCTccgaaacacccccccccttctAAACACTCCCCCTCCTAAACACGCCCCCTTCTAACACACCCCCTCCTAAACACCCCCCTCCTAAACACCCCCTCCAAAACACACCCCCTTCTAAACACCCCCCTCCTAACCACCCCCTCATAACCACACCCCCTGCTAAACGCCACCCCCTCCTAGCCACACCCCCTTCTAAACACCACACCCCCTCTGTCCCTCACAACACCCCCTTCTAAACACACCCCCTCCAAAACACACCCCCTTCTAAACACCCCCTCCTAACCACCCCCTCCTAACCACACCCCCTGCTAAACACCACCCCCTCCTAGCCACACCCCCTTCTAAACACCACACCCCCTCTGTCCCTCACCACACCCCCTTCTAACCACACCCCCTTCTAACCACACCCCCTTCTAACCACACCCTCTCTCAAACACACCCCCTCATAAACACACCCCCTCGTAAACACCCCCCCTCCTaaacacaccacacccccactgtccccctctctctgtccgt
Coding sequences within:
- the LOC119957537 gene encoding neurofilament light polypeptide-like, translating into MSSVSYESFLHTHRRRYGDSLAPRPYGGAVQHFRSSSSSAIGAKPAFSTYSSPCYPARRAAGSSSTSSLLYSSMDTFDLSQASAVSSELKAVRSQERAQLQELNDRFASFIERVHELEQQNRVLEAELSLLQHRHGGPSRLRALYEQEVRELRAALEEARQERQAAQGDRELLEGSLKKLQNRLEEELLAREEAEGRLLEARKGWDEAALGRAEVDKRLDSLLDELAFLKKVHEEEVAELQVHIQDAQVSVEMEVGKPDLSAALRDIRCQYEKVAAKNMQAAEDWYKSRFALMSENASKDSDATKQARDEVLEYRRQVKTKTLEIDGVRGMNEALERQLQELDDKQGGEISALQDAINQLENELRTTKNEMGRYLKEYQDLLNVKMALDIEIAAYRKLLEGEETRINYANVGSMISGYSQTQSAPIYSRPSYSLQSSAYGLSSRPMIFSSYSSSQIEEEVLQQTHALAAQLEPPADKTEETEGEDEEGGDEDGEEEEKENGEKEDDEEKENGEQEEDDEKENGEKEDDEGKEDDDEGQGEKEEEGESDKQEESEGKGDDANGQSAGKEDVKK